AAAATGAAAAATTGTAAAACACAGAACAATATAGTATATTGCTGATCTAATGTTCATGGAGACCAAGCACCGAAGAAGCAGGCATggattcaaaaataaaaatgcatgacCAAAGGAGTTAAAATCAGTAATACGAGAATACAATTCAGGAGCCCATAAAAAATTGCAATAGGTGAACAGGGCAGGACAGAGAAAAAAGAGGCAACAGACTGGTTGACAAAGAGAGAGGAAAGTGAAAGTAATAGGCAATCCTATCCTATCTAGTGCTTATTCTGTAAGTAATATTGGAATATAAAATGAATATCCTGTAAGAGCAGACCCAAACACATACATTTCTGTTCTAAGGCTCTTTGAATTATCTACCATATCCAAATTGACATCCCTGAATTCCACATTGCAGAATTAAATAATGGACTCCATGCATAtagccagtggcgtcgctaggggtgtaggccacaccgggtgacgcgcctggggggatgacgcgctaaaacGGTGGCATTAGAAGCTACCGCATCGTGCCATAAACCGTTGGATACGGAATgaccagcggagtgcagtgcaaaatgcgaaattgaaatagctcctttccttcaaaagttatggccaaaaaaccgtaaggaaaaaatgcaaggagccctatggaaagtgaaagtgagccgtaccatgcgtttactcacgagtaggcggacttgccatagtccttcagaaagggcaggctgagaggaatccaacaacaccagaatggtcctgatccaatgaatgcagcccccaaaaaacacccgagaaggaggtccccccagCTGAGAGTCTATTGAGccagaaacgaagccacgtggtcgcgtttactggtgggtaggcagacttgccttagtcaaggcaggctgagaggcaggctgagaggactccaacaacatcataatggtcctgatccaatgaatgcagaccccaaaaACACGGAGGAGGTCCCCCCATCCCAGCTacaagtctatggagccctatggaaagcgaagcagcctcacattgcgtttacttgcaagtaggcagatgtgccttggctggtggtcaggccaggcaaaggggaatgtgaggacaccagaatggtcctgatccaatggagctggagtgcaacaaatgctccaaaaggcagcctccccacccctaaaaaggacaaaaaagaggcttcaactggtaaggggcatgttttctatttgcgcttgtaaagccaggtgggtctttgtattgatatgccttaaaccaggggtgctcaataggtggatcgtgatctaccggtagatcgcgaggcaaaatgagtagatcgtggagccctgtctctccaaactgttaatatgtcagtttcgtctagtgactagaggaaactgacatatttagctgacactaaactgacactgaaactgacactttagctgctcttcaggcatgcagcaacaaaactgacgaaaatgactagactccagcaggggctccatacattaaagggggtgtctgtcagacgcttccttcccccctggtagatctccaggccttgtgggtttcaaagtagctcttgagccaaaaaagtgtgagcacccctgccttaaacagaagaactttcaactgggcactgggacagctggaaatctcactaattctttttggggggttgttattgcaggcagactacagagtaagctccattgaccactatgggacttacttcagagtcgacatgcataggattgggctcacaggctgcaattctacccacactttcctgagagtaagccctactgaccacaataggacatacttcagagcagattcacttggtggaacaggactggctcccccttatttaattatttcttttattttaattaaattatttataattatttattttaatttgcttgaagatgtcacttctggccattacatcacttacaataggtcctggacagattgtcattctaaaaagtgggtcccagggacaaaagtttgagaactgctgcaaaaaggtgttagtaagttgacacgtgggagggtgtgtgtgtgactctacaagtttttaaaatcactaaaatcagagtttggaggaataataccatcatgctatatatcaatcaatgtgtaatttcatgcagaatgcaatgaaacaaaccaccttgaaatatctgtgttctaacaaaaggtacagccaaaaaaccagtggggcggggcaatggtacataaccatgcccaccacctggggtgttgccccgcccactgcatggggtgacgcacagccctcccgcaccgggtgacgtgaatcctagtgacgccactgcatataGCCAGTGGAGATCCTGGCCCCAGTACCTCCTGGGGCCACCACCGCAGGctaccaccctcccccctgcaggctgccaccccctgcctcccttctggaggcccaaGGAGGCCATGCACACCCTCCTTGACAGTCCAAAGACCTTGTAAAGGCCTCAGAGGatcaaaaaaatcacttccagtttcctccatgaaactggaagtgacattttatgcccatagaaggcattctgaggaccaggaaagcctccccagccctcaaaaggtcttctaagggcttaaaaatgtcacttccagtttcatccatgaaactggaagtgatgatttCCGCCCAAGGCCTTTACAAGATTTTTGGAGGGTTGAAGAGGCAGCACACTtcttccttggccctcagaacTTCTCTAGGTCAGAAGGTCTGTGTGGTGTGAGGGGGGGTCATTGAGAGAGGTGGACAGCGGCAAGGAGTTGCCCCCCGCCAGCTTGGTGCCCCAGACATTCATCCCCCTCGCCCCAATCAGGTATGCCTCTGCATGTAGTAGAGCTTTTTCTCATCACTTTTCCAAACTACAGCCCCCATGTTTTACCATGCAACATACAGCTTTTTAAACTTAGGACATTTAGTAGGACTACTTGTTGAGATGTGCAGTGATTGTGAGCGTGAAGTTCAATAAAGTGGTAAAAAGATGAACTCCTCATGCAGTGTGCAAAATAAATGCTGGTAGAAATAAGCAGATAGAAAACCTCTGCTAGTGCTATTTTGCAGACATTTTTGGAGGCACAAATGTCTGTGCAGTACTATAACAAGCAGTTTCTATAGCAGGGCGGGTGCTTCTGCTTGTACAAGCTATCTCACAGAGGAATATCTTTGAATTTTGTTCCAATTTTCTTTACCTCAAAATGTAAAAAGGATCTTTCATGAGTGGAAGACCAAAAGGCACTTTTGAATCCAGCCCAGTGCCTCTGCCTCCTAATGCAATATGGTTAACTTTGACAATCATTTCTGAAACACAGAAATTTAATCTTACAtcgtttcttaaaaaaaaaaaataacacaagtTGAGTGAAacacaggttgagtatccctaaTCTAAAATGCTTGAGATCAGAAGAGTTTTGGATTTTTTGAAATtttagaatatttgcatatacataatgctGACATGGGAGAATCTGGGAGTGCATGGAAAAGATATATCACAGCTAAAAAGGGGGCTGGAGGAGTATTTTTTTCCTGTGCAGAGGCTGAAGAAACTGTCTGTTGTGCACCTGCATTTTGACTGCAACCTGTCATttgaggtcaggtgtggaattttccacttgtggcatcaTGGCTCAAAAAGTTTTGGGGCTCAgaatgtttcagattttggagcatttcagacTAAGGATGCTCAGCCCGTATAATCACATTTGCTTAGGCAAACACACCTATGTTAACAATAGCACCACCCTGCTGTTGTATCATACTCTTTACAGCAGCTTTGCATGTCAGCATTGTTCCCAAAAGATTGGTGTGAAGCTGGGATATCATATCATCAGTTTTGGTTCGCAACAGTAAGCCAtccctaattaaaaaaaaaaaattacataggTTACCATTAATTCTCCaaaaaaatattaagaaatattaatctgtttttgcctggcccacaagtgtacacttttggtccctgttgtatatatgcaacatcgggcagaaatggcttaatcagatTCACAATTCATTTTAATCACATTCAAAAACTGCGGAATCTGAGAAACAGTAACTGCTATGCCAGTCATCTCATTGACACTTCATTATAATCAACTGACATTTAAGTCTAGAAAGGCATCCAAGTACAAACCCAAATGAGATCACTATGAGATTGTGTACTTAAACATAAATAACCAATGGTGATTAGAAAAGACTATTACTCTAAATTAGCAAACTTAGTTTCCAATGTTGGTTCACAGAAGGCATAACTGGGtactctcagagcccaatcctgtggtccgtggcacggctccatgccgcggCACTGAATCCCTGAATCCCTGTAAAAATCCCTGTAAAAAGCCGCTGAATCCCTGTAAAAatcccaccaccctatacaatgtataggattgtagccctcatgggaagccacttccagtggcccagtaggttaagggagccaccagtcgaaaaggtttgggaaccaatgctctaAATTGATTAAAGCTTTATTCCAGGATAAGTTACATCAGCTATCTGAAGCCAAAGATCAAAGTATACACTTtgatacattatttgaatttaaCCAAATAAATCACAGtatttcctgttttatttgcACTTTTatgtttgatattttaaaaactgaaatgttTAACTACTTAAATCTGAAACTAACCTGTTGACACCTGCAGCATTAACCAAATAGTTTACAGGACCTAAACTTTTCTCTATTTCTTTAAACGTAGTTTGGATGCTGTCTTCTTTGGAAACATCACAGCTAAATGCTAGATGGTCTCCTGTATTAGAACAAAGCCTAAAATGAGAAACTTTGTGAAGCCTCTCAGAGAGCATCATTAGTACAAATATATTTAGAGAGCTGTATATGTATATTGACATATGGGTTCCAGAAAACAACATATACCAAAAAAAGCAAGATTACAATTCTTATTGGAGCACCATCTATTAACAGAGTAttaaaaaatgtatattaaaAAAACTTTGTCAGAAGCAAACAGAAAACCAAGTTTCCAACTATCAAACCAGATCGTTATACAGGGGACCTCCCATATCTGCAGGTCctgtatctgcaaattcacttaatCATGGATCAGGTCTGCGGGGCCTCCCCTGtgaagggcttccccaggcctcctaataccttatggcattaaaaatgtcacttaaaGCAAAAGTAGCTTTTTTTCTTTAACTGTCAGGCTCAGCGTGAGCCCGGCAAAGGCCATGGATgaacatctgcagcctctgcaggactcagaggaccctccagaggctcccttcacctccagagatGTGTTCTTtgatatccgtggtttcagttcACCACATACCTGCACTATATTCAAGATATAAGCTGTACTAGTTGATTTGCAAAGATGattcatttaaaataatttgGCAACTTTCTGCAAGATTACAAAAGATATTTAGTACTGATATATTATTCTGGCATTTCAAcatgttttctgttttctaagTATTTGTAAAAAGCAAGCACAAGGGCATACATACCTCCCAAGCTCTTTGCAGTGGTCTGTGCTAAGTCCAGATTTCTTGCAATAATTGCCAGAAAATATCCTCTCTGTGCTAACAGTTGTGCAACAGCCACTCCAATTCCCCGAGATCCTCCAAAAATGGCACACACCTTTGACATCTCCAAAGTGCAAAGAGGAAAACTATTTGCTGTTAGCAAGGACAGAAATATACATGCGGGTCTTGCGTAGTTTTGGCATAAGAAGCAACAGCCAATTGATTGTAAATACAAGAACTGTGACATGGTATCGTTATAAACAGAACAAGAATTAGTAATTTTGAGACAGAAAATGTGATAGGAACTGAGGTTCGGAGTTGTCATGAAGTTACAAATCCTTGCCATGGGCTTTAACACCACATTCTTAATGTGAATGAATGTGGTCTTAAAGCCCGTAGAAAGGATTTTTTACTCCAAGAAAATGTGAAGTTGGCATGTTTCCAATGGCCTGAAATGAGACTTCTGTCTCCTCCACACAACAGTCtggcatgaacataagaacagccctggtggatcaggccaaaagcccatctagtccaacttcctgtatctcacagtggcctaacAGATGCtgtagggagcacacaagacaacaagagacattcatcctgttgccactcccttgcatctgacattctcaggtggtctacttctaaaaccaggagggtgcacatacccttcatggtttgtaacctgtgatggacttttcctccataaatctgtccaatgcccttttaaaggcatctagggcagtcaccatcaccacatccagtggcaaggagttccacagaccaattacacaccaagtaaataaatatttttgttttgtgttctaactcttccaccactcaattttggtagatgtcccctggttctgcaagacagaaaagaacatccctccatccactcaATCCACCCCATGCATATATGCCATATATTTACACTATGCCGAACTTCGTAATAAGCCATTTCAGTGCATTTTCTGATGCAGTTTTGAAAGGGACACACTTCACGTATATTATATTCCCCATAATTTTTACAACTCTGAAAGGTAGGTCAATCTTCTTATTTCCACATCGCAAAGCAGGGGTTGAGAGAGGCTTGTCCAAGGCAACCTAGTAGCTTCACCACAGAGGTAAGATTCAAAACAAGGGCTTCTGGATTTACTGTTTTGACTTTTAGCCACCACACCacaccagtgacatagctagaaggggtgcgaattgctaagttttgcagggagcgtcaccacagcgtgcaagctgcccctcccccttagagctattccaggcaggggcagcaaagcagaaGCATTTGcctgttttgttcccaccacctggaattgctccaaaggggaggggggcatttgcaTGTTGCAGTCAAGTTCCCACAAAACTTAtcgctttgcacccctctaggtACAACACTGCACTACACCAAGCACTTCACTTTACCAGTTGCCAATGAAAGTGCTCCTCTGGCCCAGAAATTATTCAAATCAGAAATTATTAAAGCATTCAATGTGCAAGTCCCACAGATGCAGTTAGACACATTTGATTCCCACCCCCCAGGGTgaacagatgtcataactgcaaaagaggacaagtcaccccaaaatgtagaataTCCAAGTAAAAATGTAGGACCtgaccaaataaaagctaaagacacttgtacattgatttcacgtggttaaatactatatcagtgtttcgcaaactgcgggtcgggatgcagtaggtgggttgcaaaccaatttcaggcagatacccattcatttcaaattttatttttaatatatcagacttgatgctaccgtggtatgtgactgcaattaggctagtgttacagatctgtacctttaacagactactccgtatatgcttttaacaatgaccaTCACTGGGGCTTATTTAAGTGTGGGCAGccaaagattgttaaaaattttccctgcttgatgacatcactgccgatgacatcacttctgacagaagtgacatcacttctggttggtcctgagagtttctcatttgaaaaagtggctaaaagtttgagaaccactgcacagtATTACATAGTattgaatttaaaaataaattacatataatttcttgcatataatttattaattgcataTTAATTAACATAATTTAATGAATTGCAATTTATTAATTGCAACTTACATTAATTAATTACCTCTTATTCATTGCAActgtgcgctgcctgcaggggctgctcacaggggaaaggaggactggagttcttttccaggacaccagACTGAAGACTAAagactattcccccccccctcccgtgaAGGAAGCACTCCCAGGGCACTGCTGGATCCCCGGAGCAAAGCCCTGCACCTGTGCAGCCTCCTGCAGCACGTGACCGGCCAGGGGCGTGGCTATCCCTCCTGGTAAAAGGcaggggcagcgccagcaatacgCAGAGCCGCCACAAAGGGGCAGCATCACCCAGTAAACCTGCTCCTGAGAGGACGCAGGAAAAGGGGGCGGAGCCACAGAAGAGCGAATGTTGTGCTCTCGCCCCAAAGGCACGTCTGAAGAGGCGCCTCTCGGCCCACGGAAATAAACGTTTTACTCTCACTCTTCAACGGTGGAACGTCAGAGTCGCgcgctcccctcccccctcttcttcttcttacCTTCTACCAGCGCCACACTGAGCGTAGACTCGGGCCTTCTGGTATGGAGGTCATGCTATGTTGACTACTATTCCCGGCATGCAACACGGGAGAGTATGTACGCACGGTGACGCAGGGCGTTCTGGGATAGGTAGTTTTTTGTCCCCTGCCTCTGGTCTTCGTCGGTGGTCACGGTGTGACGCGGGGCGTTCTGGGATTCGTGGTTTTTTCGTCCCCCTGCCTCGGGAACGTTAGCTGAGGCGGTGCTGGGGATGTGTCACCTCCATATCCCAGGTCAGccaggtggatagacctgggctccagccgCACCTGTAGTTAATGATGTAAAGATTGACTGTCCTTTGCTCTGCTTTCTCGGTTCAGTTCATAGGCACCGAGGAGACCCGTCGTAAGAACAAGCTGAGCAGACTtctgcagtgcagtcccaggCGTGTCTGCTCACAAGGAGCCCCACTGGGTCTGGTGGCACCCAAGAGGTCGCACTCCTTCTGGAGCCCCAGTGGATGAAGAACCAGTGGATGCCCAATCAGTGGGGAAGCAGCTGCAAGGccattccaggtttcttgctcttccactgGAGCTCCAGAATGCATGGCATAGCTGCTGTCCTGCATGCAGCCACTGGACAGGGCGAATGATGGAAtccagtggaatgaaattataattatttaacagcacgcgggggggggggggattggatgTTGGTGCTGTTTTCCTTGTTaggaggcatttaaaggtggacctgggaatcagtggtgagtcaaagcAGTGGACACCCAGGTCCCACCTGTGCTTACTCCTAGATGCACtgttagagcccgatcctgtggtctgtgccgtGTACCGCAgtctcaaacatgccataaggtgcgtttgcagggcttaccgccaggctctcACCAGAGCTCCAGCTGGCGCTAAGGGGTGCCCaagttccgcagctcggcggtctctgtgacctccgagctgcggaacgggagatggggacGTTTCCGGGGATGTGGAAGAGGCGTGGCCGGGGGTGTAGGGGAGGTAGGAGAGAGGTGGATCCGCGGAGctaagctctgcaggatccagggcgctcaggcaGGGCTACTCActctacacgagcaccttcactctagcggtgaccaaacaattgccactaaagtgagtagccccattgcggggctgcttcccttacttgggggaaggggacgaacgtccccttctcccaaggagcctctcgTAATAGCGCGGAAGGcactggatctggcgggagccctccatTGATCCACCGGGTcatgcagctccaggcagctcaggattgggctgcct
This genomic interval from Tiliqua scincoides isolate rTilSci1 chromosome 6, rTilSci1.hap2, whole genome shotgun sequence contains the following:
- the CBR4 gene encoding 3-oxoacyl-[acyl-carrier-protein] reductase; translation: MSKVCAIFGGSRGIGVAVAQLLAQRGYFLAIIARNLDLAQTTAKSLGGDHLAFSCDVSKEDSIQTTFKEIEKSLGPVNYLVNAAGVNRDGLLLRTKTDDMISQLHTNLLGTMLTCKAAVKSMIQQQGGAIVNIGSIVGLKGNSGQSIYSASKAGLVGFSRSLAKEVAKKNIRVNVVAPGFIHTDMTAHLKEEQLKRAIPLGRFGEPQEVAKAVAFLLETPYVTGHVLVVDGGLQLLI